The Lysobacter capsici genome has a segment encoding these proteins:
- the infB gene encoding translation initiation factor IF-2 — translation MSQQTTIRKLAELVNTPVEKLLEQLAEAGMKFSGPDQVVTSIEKVKLLGFLKRSHGKADKPAETDEAAKKITLNRSRKQEITVGGGKNRTTVDVVVRKKVTLVKPNDGPMSPSDERADILRKLEESKQRNLAEQEKLAADDKRRADAAAAVRQAAEDAARAKAEEELKLKLADASAVAPSVSDAPTAATPAAVRKPAPTHGHGHPKPPAPATPARVDHNAPRNKTRGSHAMVAGVEDDDAANRFAGQLHLSPSDRARRTTNSRGKGGNRPQQRRSNEQARSGGGQHGFSRPTAPIVRDVAIGDTVTVADLAQKLALKGGDVVKALFKMGVMATINQSIDFDTAALVTEELGHTVVRTNANAAEDALIAHAEEVQGEKVARPPVVTIMGHVDHGKTSLLDYIRRTKVASGEAGGITQHIGAYHVETARGVISFLDTPGHSAFTSMRARGAKLTDIVVLVVAADDGVMPQTREAVQHAKAAGVPLIVAINKIDKSGADPLRVKNELLAEEVVAEDFGGDTQMVELSAKTGDGVDDLLDAISLQAEVLELRAVPVGRAIGTVIESSLDKGRGPVATVLVQQGQLKKGDYLVCGVQYGRVRALFDETGKQVEEAGPSIPVQVLGLSGVPDAGDDFVVVEDERLAKDVAQQRDAKRRESRLVAAAGNRMEDIMAQMGKGEGQLSLNLVIKADVQGSVEALRQALVALSNDQIRINVISSGVGGITESDANAAATAKATVIGFNVRADASARRIIEGNGVDLRYFSIIYDVIDQVKQVASGILGVEIREEIIGIAEVRDVFRSSKFGAVAGCMVVEGVVKRSKPIRVLRDNAVVFEGELESLRRFKENVDEVRNGTECGIGVKAYNDVKPGDQIECFERIEVQRTL, via the coding sequence ATGTCGCAGCAAACCACCATCCGCAAGCTGGCCGAACTGGTGAACACGCCGGTCGAGAAGTTGCTGGAACAGCTGGCCGAGGCCGGCATGAAGTTCAGCGGCCCCGATCAGGTCGTGACCAGTATCGAGAAAGTCAAGCTGCTCGGCTTCCTCAAGCGCTCGCATGGCAAGGCCGATAAACCGGCCGAAACCGACGAAGCGGCGAAGAAGATCACGCTCAATCGCAGCCGCAAGCAGGAAATCACCGTCGGTGGCGGCAAGAACCGCACCACCGTCGATGTGGTCGTGCGCAAGAAGGTGACGCTGGTCAAGCCGAACGACGGCCCCATGTCGCCGAGCGATGAGCGCGCCGACATCCTGCGCAAGCTCGAAGAGTCCAAGCAGCGCAACCTCGCCGAGCAGGAAAAACTGGCCGCCGACGACAAGCGTCGCGCCGATGCCGCCGCGGCGGTGCGACAGGCGGCCGAAGACGCCGCGCGCGCCAAGGCCGAGGAAGAGCTCAAGCTCAAGCTGGCCGACGCCAGCGCGGTCGCGCCGAGCGTCAGCGATGCGCCGACGGCGGCGACGCCGGCGGCGGTGCGCAAGCCCGCGCCGACGCACGGTCACGGCCATCCCAAGCCGCCCGCGCCGGCCACGCCGGCCCGCGTCGACCACAATGCGCCGCGTAACAAGACCCGCGGCTCGCACGCGATGGTCGCCGGGGTCGAGGACGACGATGCGGCCAACCGCTTCGCCGGCCAGTTGCACCTGAGCCCGTCGGATCGCGCGCGTCGCACCACCAATTCGCGCGGCAAGGGCGGCAACCGTCCGCAGCAGCGTCGCTCCAACGAGCAGGCGCGTTCCGGCGGCGGTCAGCACGGCTTCTCGCGTCCGACCGCGCCGATCGTGCGCGACGTCGCGATCGGCGACACCGTCACGGTCGCCGATCTGGCGCAGAAGCTCGCGCTCAAGGGCGGCGACGTGGTCAAGGCGCTGTTCAAGATGGGCGTCATGGCGACCATCAACCAGAGCATCGACTTCGACACCGCCGCGCTGGTCACCGAGGAACTCGGCCACACCGTGGTCCGCACCAACGCCAATGCCGCCGAGGACGCGCTGATCGCGCACGCCGAGGAAGTGCAGGGCGAGAAGGTCGCTCGTCCGCCGGTGGTCACGATCATGGGTCACGTCGACCACGGCAAGACCTCGCTGCTGGATTACATCCGCCGCACCAAGGTCGCCTCCGGCGAAGCCGGCGGCATCACCCAGCACATCGGCGCGTACCACGTCGAAACCGCTCGCGGCGTGATCAGCTTCCTCGACACCCCGGGCCACTCGGCGTTCACCTCGATGCGCGCGCGCGGCGCCAAGCTGACCGACATCGTCGTGTTGGTGGTCGCCGCCGACGACGGCGTCATGCCGCAGACCCGCGAAGCCGTGCAGCACGCCAAGGCGGCCGGCGTTCCGCTGATCGTGGCGATCAACAAGATCGACAAGTCCGGCGCCGATCCGCTGCGGGTCAAGAACGAACTGCTGGCCGAGGAAGTGGTCGCCGAGGATTTCGGCGGCGACACCCAGATGGTCGAGCTGTCGGCCAAGACCGGCGACGGCGTCGACGATCTGCTCGACGCGATCTCGCTGCAGGCCGAAGTGCTGGAACTGCGCGCGGTGCCGGTCGGCCGCGCCATCGGCACGGTGATCGAATCCTCGCTCGACAAGGGCCGCGGCCCGGTCGCCACCGTGCTGGTCCAGCAGGGCCAGCTCAAGAAGGGCGACTACCTCGTGTGCGGCGTGCAGTACGGCCGCGTGCGCGCGCTGTTCGACGAAACCGGCAAGCAGGTCGAAGAAGCCGGTCCGTCGATTCCGGTGCAGGTGCTCGGTCTGTCGGGCGTGCCCGATGCCGGCGATGACTTCGTCGTGGTCGAGGACGAGCGTCTGGCCAAGGACGTGGCGCAGCAGCGCGACGCCAAGCGCCGCGAATCGCGCCTGGTCGCCGCCGCCGGCAACCGCATGGAAGACATCATGGCCCAGATGGGCAAGGGCGAGGGCCAGCTGAGCCTCAACCTGGTCATCAAGGCCGACGTGCAAGGTTCGGTCGAGGCGCTGCGTCAGGCCCTGGTCGCGCTGTCCAACGATCAGATCCGCATCAACGTGATCAGCTCGGGCGTCGGTGGCATCACCGAGTCCGACGCCAACGCCGCGGCGACCGCCAAGGCCACGGTGATCGGCTTCAACGTCCGCGCCGACGCGTCCGCTCGCCGGATCATCGAAGGCAACGGCGTCGACCTGCGCTACTTCTCGATCATCTATGACGTGATCGACCAGGTGAAGCAGGTGGCATCGGGCATCCTCGGCGTGGAAATCCGCGAAGAGATCATCGGCATCGCCGAGGTTCGCGACGTGTTCCGCAGCTCCAAGTTCGGCGCGGTCGCCGGCTGCATGGTGGTCGAGGGCGTGGTCAAGCGCTCCAAGCCGATCCGCGTGCTGCGCGACAACGCGGTCGTGTTCGAAGGCGAACTCGAATCGCTGCGCCGCTTCAAGGAAAACGTCGACGAAGTCCGCAACGGCACCGAATGCGGTATCGGCGTGAAGGCCTACAACGACGTCAAGCCGGGCGACCAGATCGAGTGCTTCGAGCGCATCGAGGTTCAGCGCACGCTGTAA
- the nusA gene encoding transcription termination factor NusA, with the protein MSKELLLVVDAVANEKGVPREVIFEAIEAALASAAKKRYHDEDVLVRVSIDQKDGNYETFRRMEVVADDVVMESPDRQIRLMDAIDEVEGVEVGDYIEEQIENPDFGRIAAQAAKQVIVQRVREAERAQVVDGWKDRVGELVTGIVKRVERGNIYVDLGGNAEAIIPKDKGIPRDVLRAGDRVRGFLFDVRTEPRGPQLFISRAAPEFMMELFKLEVPEVGQGLVSIKACARDPGDRAKIAVLAHDNRTDPIGACIGMRGSRVQAVSNELNGERVDIVLWSDNPAQFVINAMAPAEVQSIIVDEEKHSMDLAVAEDRLAQAIGKGGQNVRLASRLSGWQLNVMTQDQVTAKSEAEQNSARQLFQDKLEVDEEIAGILVSEGFSTVEEIAYVPVGELLAVEGFDEDIVEELRARARDALLNEALAAEEELDEHQPAADLLSLEGMDEALAFTLAARGVVTRDDLADLATDELTDIEGVDEERAAALIMEARKHWFE; encoded by the coding sequence ATGAGCAAGGAACTGTTGCTGGTGGTGGATGCGGTCGCCAACGAAAAGGGCGTGCCGCGCGAGGTCATCTTCGAAGCCATCGAAGCGGCGCTGGCGTCGGCCGCGAAGAAGCGCTATCACGACGAAGACGTGCTGGTGCGCGTGAGCATCGACCAGAAAGACGGCAACTACGAAACCTTCCGCCGCATGGAAGTCGTCGCCGACGACGTGGTCATGGAATCGCCGGACCGGCAGATCCGCCTGATGGACGCGATCGACGAAGTCGAGGGCGTGGAAGTCGGCGACTACATCGAAGAGCAGATCGAAAACCCCGATTTCGGCCGTATCGCCGCGCAGGCCGCCAAGCAGGTGATCGTGCAGCGCGTACGCGAAGCCGAGCGCGCGCAGGTCGTCGACGGCTGGAAGGATCGCGTCGGCGAACTGGTCACCGGCATCGTCAAGCGCGTGGAGCGCGGCAACATCTACGTCGACCTGGGCGGCAACGCCGAGGCGATCATCCCGAAGGACAAGGGCATTCCGCGCGACGTGCTGCGCGCCGGCGACCGCGTGCGCGGTTTCCTGTTCGACGTGCGCACCGAGCCGCGCGGCCCGCAGCTGTTCATCAGCCGCGCCGCCCCGGAATTCATGATGGAGCTGTTCAAGCTCGAAGTGCCGGAAGTCGGCCAGGGCCTGGTCTCGATCAAGGCCTGCGCGCGCGATCCGGGCGACCGCGCCAAGATCGCCGTGCTCGCGCACGACAACCGCACCGATCCGATCGGCGCCTGCATCGGCATGCGCGGTTCGCGCGTGCAGGCGGTGTCGAACGAACTCAACGGCGAGCGCGTCGATATCGTGCTGTGGTCGGACAATCCGGCCCAGTTCGTGATCAACGCGATGGCGCCGGCGGAAGTGCAGTCGATTATCGTCGATGAAGAAAAGCACTCGATGGACCTGGCGGTCGCCGAGGACCGTCTGGCCCAGGCGATCGGCAAGGGCGGGCAGAACGTGCGCCTGGCCAGCCGCCTGTCGGGCTGGCAGCTCAACGTGATGACCCAGGACCAGGTGACGGCCAAGTCGGAAGCCGAGCAGAATTCGGCCCGTCAGCTGTTCCAGGACAAGCTCGAGGTCGACGAGGAAATCGCCGGCATCCTGGTCTCGGAAGGCTTCAGCACGGTCGAGGAAATCGCCTACGTGCCGGTCGGCGAGCTGCTGGCGGTGGAGGGCTTCGACGAGGACATCGTCGAGGAACTGCGCGCCCGCGCCCGCGACGCCCTGCTCAACGAGGCGCTGGCCGCCGAGGAAGAGCTCGACGAGCACCAGCCGGCCGCCGACCTGTTGTCGCTGGAAGGCATGGACGAGGCGCTGGCCTTCACCCTGGCGGCGCGCGGCGTGGTCACGCGCGACGACCTGGCCGATCTGGCGACCGACGAGTTGACCGATATCGAAGGCGTGGACGAGGAACGTGCCGCCGCCCTGATCATGGAAGCGCGCAAGCACTGGTTCGAATGA
- the rimP gene encoding ribosome maturation factor RimP, translating to MTDKATQIAALLAPTVESLGVELLGIEYLPAAGNATLRIYIDVPAAHVDAEGEPPRSVTIEECEAVSREVSAQLDVEDPISSNYTLEVSSPGIDRPLFTLEHYRRFVGETAKVTLKLPHENRRRLQGEIVAVEGEQVTFAIEGTPDGSHFTVPFSNIDKGRIVPDWAALGFAPSKGEPPPARADKPKPKARPGKNKPSKPGASRKK from the coding sequence GTGACGGACAAGGCAACGCAAATCGCCGCATTGCTGGCCCCGACGGTCGAGTCGCTGGGCGTGGAATTGCTCGGCATCGAATATCTGCCGGCGGCGGGCAACGCGACCTTGCGCATCTACATTGATGTGCCGGCCGCGCATGTCGACGCCGAAGGCGAGCCGCCGCGCTCGGTCACCATCGAGGAATGCGAAGCGGTCAGTCGCGAAGTGTCGGCCCAGCTCGACGTCGAAGACCCGATCAGCAGCAACTACACCCTCGAAGTGTCCTCGCCCGGCATCGACCGCCCGCTGTTCACGCTCGAGCACTACCGCCGCTTCGTCGGCGAGACCGCCAAGGTCACGCTGAAGCTGCCGCACGAAAACCGCCGCCGCCTGCAGGGCGAGATCGTCGCGGTGGAAGGCGAGCAAGTGACGTTCGCGATCGAAGGCACGCCGGACGGCAGCCATTTCACCGTGCCGTTCAGCAATATCGACAAGGGCCGCATCGTGCCGGACTGGGCCGCGCTGGGTTTCGCGCCGAGCAAGGGCGAACCGCCGCCGGCCCGCGCCGACAAGCCCAAGCCCAAAGCCCGGCCGGGCAAGAACAAACCCTCGAAGCCGGGTGCTTCGCGAAAGAAGTAA
- the nuoN gene encoding NADH-quinone oxidoreductase subunit NuoN has protein sequence MNMPVRTFADLMPLLPELVVVIGAFALLMLDLFVEERNRVITHVASIVVVAIATALIAFDVGGQGTVLSGMFVRDTAADGLKLGIGVVGILSLIYTWPYLRARNLYKGEVAVLMLFAIAGMMFLVSAGSLVMVYVGLEMLALCSYALVAVDRDSPLASEAAIKYFVLGALASGLLLYGLSLIYGATGSLMLDQIAVAGSVGPSSLMMVTGVVFVVAGIAFKFGAAPFHMWLPDVYQGAPTPITLFIGAAPKLAAFGMTYRLLDVGAAGLDAHWRLLLAGLAVISLAIGNLSALVQTNIKRLLAYSTVSHVGFLFIGMAGGGPQGFAAAMFYVISYSLMTAAAFGAIIVMSGRGFEADKIDDYKGLNARNPWLAAMILCVMASLAGLPPFLGFWAKLAVLKAALHGDMLWLAIVGVVFAVVGAFYYLRVIKAMYFDEPEGKMPAPSEDRPLRVVFAVNALALLTLGLTWNPIMEWCLRAFQA, from the coding sequence ATGAACATGCCCGTACGGACCTTCGCCGACCTGATGCCCCTGCTGCCCGAACTGGTGGTGGTCATCGGCGCGTTCGCGCTGCTGATGCTCGATCTGTTCGTCGAGGAGCGCAATCGCGTCATCACCCACGTCGCCTCGATCGTCGTGGTCGCCATCGCGACCGCGCTGATCGCCTTCGACGTGGGCGGGCAGGGCACGGTGCTCAGCGGCATGTTCGTGCGCGACACCGCCGCCGACGGGCTCAAGCTCGGCATCGGCGTGGTCGGCATCCTGTCGCTGATCTACACCTGGCCGTACCTGCGCGCGCGCAACCTGTACAAGGGCGAGGTCGCGGTGCTGATGCTGTTCGCGATCGCCGGCATGATGTTCCTGGTCTCCGCCGGCAGCCTGGTGATGGTCTACGTCGGCCTGGAAATGCTGGCGCTGTGTTCCTACGCGCTGGTCGCGGTGGACCGCGACAGCCCGCTGGCCTCGGAAGCGGCGATCAAGTACTTCGTGCTCGGCGCGCTGGCCTCGGGCCTGCTGCTGTACGGCCTGTCGCTGATCTACGGCGCCACCGGCAGCCTGATGCTCGACCAGATCGCGGTCGCCGGCTCGGTCGGTCCGTCCTCGCTGATGATGGTCACCGGCGTGGTGTTCGTGGTCGCCGGCATCGCCTTCAAGTTCGGCGCCGCGCCGTTCCACATGTGGCTGCCCGACGTCTACCAGGGCGCGCCGACTCCGATCACCTTGTTCATCGGCGCCGCGCCCAAGCTGGCCGCGTTCGGCATGACCTACCGCTTGCTCGATGTCGGCGCCGCCGGCCTCGACGCCCACTGGCGCCTGCTGCTGGCCGGGCTGGCGGTGATCTCGCTGGCGATCGGCAACCTCAGCGCGCTGGTGCAGACCAATATCAAGAGACTGCTCGCGTATTCGACCGTTTCGCACGTGGGCTTCCTGTTCATCGGCATGGCCGGCGGCGGCCCGCAGGGCTTCGCCGCGGCGATGTTCTACGTGATCAGCTATTCGCTGATGACCGCGGCGGCGTTCGGCGCGATCATCGTGATGTCGGGCCGCGGCTTCGAGGCTGACAAGATCGACGATTACAAGGGCCTCAACGCGCGCAACCCGTGGCTGGCCGCGATGATCCTGTGCGTGATGGCTTCGCTGGCCGGTCTGCCGCCGTTCCTGGGCTTCTGGGCCAAGCTGGCGGTGCTCAAGGCCGCGCTGCACGGCGACATGCTGTGGCTGGCGATCGTCGGCGTGGTGTTCGCGGTGGTCGGTGCGTTCTACTACCTGCGCGTGATCAAGGCGATGTACTTCGACGAGCCCGAGGGCAAGATGCCGGCGCCGAGCGAGGACCGTCCGCTGCGGGTGGTCTTCGCGGTCAACGCGCTCGCGCTGCTGACCCTGGGCCTGACCTGGAATCCGATCATGGAATGGTGCCTGCGCGCGTTCCAGGCCTGA
- a CDS encoding NADH-quinone oxidoreductase subunit M, with product MSPVPLLSLLIWLPILGGFATLAFGNERANAARWFALIVAIVTFGLSLTMFTHGDFTSASMQLVEQRAWIPSYDIRYHLGADGISAALIALTTLTSTLVLISAWTSIDKRVSQYYAAFLILEGLMVGVFSALDSLLFYVFFEGMLIPMFIIIGVWGGPRRVYASVKFFLYTFLGSVFMLVGLIYLYLKGGSWQLADMYALQLTATEQMWIFFGFLIAFAVKVPMFPVHTWLPDAHVEAPTAGSVILAAIMLKIGGYGFLRFVLPIVPDAGHEYAGLVIGLSLIAIIYVGLVALVQEDMKKLIAYSSVSHMGFVTLGTFIAFTLVHNGDVHGSDAARLGLQGAMVQMISHGFVSGAMFTCVGVLYDRMHSRMIKDYGGVANVMPWFAAFVVLFAMANSGLPGTSGFVGEFMVILASFQAHPLIAFGAATTLIVGAGYTLWLVKRVIWGEVGNAHVAELEDINPREAFVLGVFAAGVLVLGLWPKPLTDLMEPAIANLATQIVASKL from the coding sequence GTGAGCCCCGTGCCCTTGCTTAGCCTCCTGATCTGGCTGCCGATTCTCGGCGGCTTCGCCACCCTCGCGTTCGGCAACGAACGCGCCAACGCCGCGCGCTGGTTCGCGCTGATCGTGGCCATCGTCACCTTCGGCCTGAGCCTGACGATGTTCACCCACGGCGACTTCACCAGCGCCTCGATGCAACTGGTCGAGCAGCGCGCGTGGATTCCCAGTTACGACATCCGCTACCACCTCGGCGCGGACGGCATCTCGGCGGCGCTGATCGCGCTGACCACGCTGACCTCGACCCTGGTGCTGATCAGCGCCTGGACCTCGATCGACAAGCGCGTGAGCCAGTACTACGCCGCGTTCCTGATCCTCGAAGGCCTGATGGTCGGCGTGTTCTCGGCGCTGGACTCGCTGCTGTTCTATGTCTTCTTCGAAGGCATGCTGATCCCGATGTTCATCATCATCGGCGTGTGGGGCGGCCCGCGCCGCGTGTACGCGTCGGTGAAGTTCTTCCTGTACACCTTCCTCGGCTCGGTGTTCATGCTGGTCGGGTTGATCTACCTGTACCTCAAGGGCGGCAGCTGGCAGCTGGCGGACATGTACGCGCTGCAGCTCACCGCGACCGAGCAGATGTGGATCTTCTTCGGCTTCCTGATCGCGTTCGCGGTCAAGGTGCCGATGTTCCCGGTCCACACCTGGTTGCCGGACGCGCACGTGGAGGCGCCGACCGCCGGTTCGGTGATCCTGGCGGCGATCATGCTGAAGATCGGCGGCTACGGTTTCCTGCGCTTCGTCCTGCCGATCGTGCCCGACGCCGGCCACGAGTACGCCGGGCTGGTGATCGGCCTGAGCCTGATCGCGATCATCTACGTCGGCCTGGTCGCATTGGTCCAGGAAGACATGAAGAAGCTGATCGCGTATTCGTCGGTCTCGCACATGGGCTTCGTCACCCTGGGCACCTTCATCGCCTTCACCCTGGTGCACAACGGCGACGTCCACGGCAGCGATGCCGCGCGCCTGGGCCTGCAGGGCGCGATGGTGCAGATGATCAGCCACGGCTTCGTGTCGGGCGCGATGTTCACCTGCGTCGGCGTGCTGTACGACCGCATGCACAGCCGCATGATCAAGGATTACGGCGGCGTGGCCAATGTCATGCCGTGGTTCGCCGCGTTCGTGGTGTTGTTCGCGATGGCCAACTCCGGTCTGCCGGGCACCTCGGGTTTCGTCGGCGAGTTCATGGTGATCCTGGCCTCGTTCCAGGCCCATCCGCTGATCGCCTTCGGCGCGGCGACCACGCTGATCGTCGGCGCGGGTTACACGTTGTGGCTGGTCAAGCGGGTGATCTGGGGCGAAGTGGGCAACGCGCACGTCGCCGAGCTGGAAGACATCAACCCGCGCGAAGCCTTCGTGCTGGGCGTGTTCGCCGCCGGCGTGCTGGTGCTCGGCCTGTGGCCCAAGCCGCTGACCGACCTGATGGAGCCGGCGATCGCCAATCTCGCCACCCAGATCGTCGCCAGCAAGTTGTAA